The following are encoded together in the Oncorhynchus nerka isolate Pitt River linkage group LG23, Oner_Uvic_2.0, whole genome shotgun sequence genome:
- the LOC115106282 gene encoding normal mucosa of esophagus-specific gene 1 protein-like, which translates to MKSGFIQMLRKRKELIPLISIVALAAVGATSTSLYFLFTKKDVILNKSTNPEPWERLDPSKPQKLVTINQKWRPIKELELVKSMTK; encoded by the exons atgaaGTCTGGATTTATTCAGATGCTGAGGAAGAGGAAAGAG ctcattcctCTGATCAGCATTGTGGCATTGGCTGCTGTAGGAGCCACCTCTACCTCACTCTACTTCCTATTTACAAAGAAGGATGTCAT CTTAAATAAAAGCACAAACCCTGAACCCTGGGAGAGACTGGACCCATCTAAACCACAGAAG CTGGTCACTATCAACCAGAAATGGAGGCCCATTAAAGAGCTGGAGCTGGTGAAGAGTATGACCAAGTGA